GCGGGCGGGTGCGCGGGGATGCCCTGCGGACCGCCTGGGGTGTGGTCGTCACGGCGGGGACCTCCTGGACGTGTGGTGGCCCTATGCTCCTGCTGTTGGATGATTGACTCAAGATCCACGATGAACGTGGGACGAATGGCATCCGGAGGGGCGACTCATGAGCCAGGAGACCGGCACCACACCGGGCCCGGCGGACGGGACGGGACGTTCGGCCGGCCCCCTGGACGAGGTGGACCGGCGGATCCTCGACGAACTGGTCCGCGACGGCCGGCTCTCCATCCGTACCCTCGCCGAACGGGTCCACGTATCCCGGACCAACGCGTACGCCCGGGTGGAGCGGCTGCTGCGGGACGGGGTGGTCACCGGGTTCCGCGCCCAGGTCGCGCCGGAGCAGGCCGGGCTGGGCACGTCGGCGTACATCGCCCTGACCATCCAGCAGAACACCTGGCGGGAGGTCTCGGCGGAGCTGGCCCGGGTGCGCTACATCGAACACGTGGCGCTGCTCAGCGGCGAGCACGACGTGCTCGCCCTGGTCCGGGCGCCCGACAACGCCACCCTGCGGGACGTCGTGCTGGACCGGGTGCAGGGCATCGCCGGGGTGCTCTCCACCCGCAGCTGGCTGGTCTTCGAGGAGTTCGACGGCACCCGGAGCCCCTGGCAGTGACGCGTCACCGCTCCGGCGGGGCCTCCAGGCCCTCCCGGTCGGCCAGCTCCAGCAGCGGCTCCAGCGAGAAGCGGCGCTCGTCGAGGCCGGCGTGCGGGTCGCCGTGCGCGGCGAACCGGGCCGGCATGCTCACCACGTCGAAGTCCTCCGGCCGGGCGTCGTCCAGCTCCGCCCAGGTCAGCGGCGCGGAGACCAGCGCGCGAGGCGTGGGGCGGATCGAGTACGCCGAGGTCATCGTGTGGTCCCGGGCCATCTGGTTGTAGTCCACGAACACCGGCCGGTCCCGCTGCTCCCGCCACCAGGTGGTGGTGACCAGCTCCGGCAGCCGGCGCTCCATCTCACGGCCCAGCGCCAGCACCGCCCGCCGGCACTCCCCGAAGCTCCACCGCGGCTCGATGGAGAGATAGACGTGGATGCCCCGGCCACCGGTGGTCTTCGGGTGACCGACCATCCCCAGCTCCGCCAGGAACGCCCGCACCTCCCGGGCGACCGGCACCACCTGGGCGAAGTCGACGCCGGGCATCGGGTCGAGGTCGATGCGGAGCTGGTCGGGGTGCTCGACGTCGGTCTTGGACACCGGCCACGGGTGAAAGCGCAACGTGCCGAGGTTGGCCGCCCAGGCCACCACCGCCAGCTCGCTGGGGGCCACCTCGTCGGCGGTCCGGCCGCTGGGGAAGGTGAGGTGCGCCGTCTGCACCCAGTCGGGCGCGCCGGCGGGGAGGCGCTTCTGATAGAAGGCGTCGCCGCGGTTGGTCTGCCGGGTGGCGATCTTCGCGCCCTCGAAGACGCCACGCGGCCAGCGTTCCAGCATCGTCGGGCGGTCCCGCAGGGCGCGCAGGATGCCGTCGCCGACCGAGAGGAAATAGCTGACCACGTCCAGCTTGGTCAGGCCCAGCTCGGGAAAGTAGGGCTTGTCGGGGCTGGAGACGCGGACCAGCCGCTCCCCCACCCGGATCTCCTCGGCCGCCGTGGTCGCCACGCCCCACACCGTACGACGACGACCGCCGTCCCGGCCTCGGGAATCGCTGGACACCCGCGCCCGTCACGCCGCCGCCCCTGGAGGTGTCCACCGATGGCGGTCACCGTCAATAATGGAGCGATGACCAAGAGTCGCGCACGGATCGCCGGACCGGTGACCACCGTCGCGGGTGCGCTGGCGTTGGCCGCCACCAGCGCCTTCTTCATCGTGATCGGCCTGGACGAAGCCGCCAGGTGGGCCGGCCCGCTCGGCGTCCTCATCGGTGTGGCGGCGCTCGCCCTCGCCGGCTACAGCGCGGTCCTGACCCGCAGATCCGTTCCCGCCGCGGGCACCGGCGATCCCCCCACCGCTGACGGCACGACCCACTCCGGCGACGGCACCGTGACCAACACCATCAGTGGCGGCACCTTCCTCGGCGGGGGACCGATCCAGGGGCGGGACATCACCATCGCCCCCTCCGCCGGACGGCACAAGGGTGGCGAGGGAACGCCGGGGCGGGGTGAGCCGGCATGACCGACACGCCGGGCGTGGTGAACACGATCGAGAACGGCATCTTCTTCGGCTACGTGGTCCAGGGCCGGGACGTCACGGTGGTCCTGCCACCGACCGTCGAGCCGGCTCTGCAAGGGCTGCCGGGCGCCGACTCGGCCTTCACCGGCCGCGACGACGACGTCGACGAGCTACTGCGGAGCCTGGCCCCCGGCGGAAACGGCAGCGCCGCGGTCGCCGGGCTGGCCGGGGTCGGCAAGACCGAACTGGCCGTGCAGACCGCCCACCGGGCAGTGGCCGCCGGCTGGTTCCCCGGCGGGGTGCTCTTCATCGACATGTTCGGCTACGACCCGCAGCGACGCCGAACCGCCGGTGCTGCCCTGACCCACCTGCTGGGCGCCCTCGGACTGCCCGGCGAGCACATTCCCGCCGACGACGAGGACCGTAGCCGACTGTTCCGCAGCGTGCTGGCCGCCTTCGGCGCGCAGCGCCGGCGGATCCTGCTGATCATCGACAACGCCGCCACCGAGGAACAGGTACGCCCACTCCTGCCCGGCGACGGGATCACCGCCACGCTGGTCACCTCCCGGCACACCCTGAACGTCGATGCCCGGCTGCACGATCTGGACGTCCTGGACATCGACACGTCGGTGCGACTGCTGGCCGGCGTCCTGCGCACCCGCCGCGCCGACGACCCCCGCGCCTCGGCCGCCCTGGACCGGGAGCACGGGTGCCGCGCGGACGCGGAGGCGATCGCCGAGTGGTGCGGAGGGCTGCCACTGGCCCTCCAGATCGCCGCGGCCCTGCTCGCGGAGTTCCCGAGCCGACCCCTGTCGTCCCTGGCCGACGACCTCCGGGACGCGCACACCCGGCTGGACCGGCTGACCCGCGCCGACAGCGTCCGTGCCGTGTTCGACCTGTCGTACCGGCAACTGACCGACGAGCAGGCGCGCATGCTCCGGTTGCTCTCGGTCAACCCCGGCCCGGACGTGAGCACCGACGCGGCCGCCTGCCTGGCCGACACCGATCGGTACCGGGCCGGGACGCTGCTGCAGGACCTGGCCCGGGCCCACCTCGTCGACACCGGGCCGGTCTGGGGACGATGGCGACTGCACGACCTGGTCCGCCTCTACGCCGAGGGGCAGGCGGACGCCGACAAAGCCGTCGACACGGCCCGCGCTCGCCTGTTCACCCACTACGTCATGACCACCCACGTCGCCGTCGGGCACCTGCAGCCGCCCTCCGCCGTGGCGGCCTACCGGTTCCCGCTGCCCGCAGGCGCCGCGGCCTGGATCGAGACCGCCTACGCCGCCCGCGGGCAGGTGCAGCCGCTGCCCGTCACCGTCCGGTTCGCCACCCGCACGGAGGCCCTGGCCTGGTTGGAGGCCGAGCGGCCCAACCTGGTCGCGGCCTGCACCAGCGCGGCCCGGCACGGACAGGACCTGTCCGGCGTCGCACTGGCCTCCCTCCTGCCGGATTACCTGATCTTCCGGCGGCACCTCGCCGACCTGATCACGGTCACCACCGCCGCCCGGGCCATCTCCCAGCGGGTCGGCGACCGGCACGGCGAAGGCATGGCGCTGAGCCACCTCGGCGTCGCCCTGAACGAGGCGGGGCGGTCAGCGGAGGCGGTCGTCGCCCACACCCGGGCCGTGGAGCTGATCAGGGCGACCGGTGGCCCACTCGACGAGGGCATCGCGCTGAACAACCTCGGCCTGGCCCTGCGCGGGGCGGGACGCGTGGACGAGGCGATCACCGCCCACGAGCGGTCAGTCGCGATCCACCGCGGGACCGGCAACCGGCACGACGAGGGCACCGCACAGAGCAACCTCGGCCTGGCCCTGCTGCTCGCGGGACGGTCCGACGAGGCCGTCACCGCCCACACCCGCGCCGTCGATCTCCTCCGGGAGACCGACGACCGGCACAGCGAAGGCGTGGCCCTGGACAATCTCGGCGCGGCCCTGCGCGCCGCGGGCCGGACCGAGGAGGCCGTCACCGCCCACACCAGAGCCATCGACCTCCTCCGCGAGACCGACGACCAGCACAGCGAGGGCCGAGCGCTCCACCGCCTCGGCGTGGCCCTGTGCGCCGCCGGGCGGACCGAGGAGGGCATCACCGCCCACTCCCGGGCCGCCGACATCTTCAGGGAGCACGACGACCCGCACGACGAGGGCACCGCGCTGACGGCTCTCGGCACGGCCCTGCGCGCGGCGGGACGGGCCGACGAGGCCGTCACCGCCCACACCCGGGCCGTCGCCGTCTATCGCCGGGCCGGTGAACGCCACGACGAGGGCCGGGCGACGCACAACCTCGGCGTGGCGTTGCACGCGGCGCAACGGTTCGAGGAGGCGATCGACGCCCACACCCGGGCCGGCGAGATCTACCGGGAGACCGGTGACCGGTACCGCGAAGGGAGGGCGCTGATCAATCTCTCGTCGACCCTGATCGAGGAGGGTCGCCACGACGAGGCCCGGCGCCGCTGCGGAGCGGCGCTCGAGGCGTTCGGCGCGCCCGCGCCGGTGGCACAGCGACTCCTCGACGATCTCCCCCTGCACGCGATCCTGTTTCCGCCCGTGCCGCCGGAGATGCGCGAGGTGGTCGGTTTCGTCCTCCTGCGCCTCAAGATGGCCGGCACCGGGGCCGACAGCGGCGGGGAGTGAGCGCTCCCTCGACGGGACGGGCGTGGGCCGGGTGGGCGTGCCGCCCACCCGGCCCGCGCGTACGGCTCAGCCCTGGCGCTGCATGCGCTCCATGAGCATCTTTTTGCCCTGGTCACCGGCCTTGCGGTTGTTCTCCTGGATCTTGCGGAACCAGGTGGCCAGCTCACTGTCGCCGTTGCGCTCGGCGTCGGCGATGTAGGTGTCCATCCGGTAGATGTGTTCCAGCGAGAGCTGGATCGCGTGGATCAGGTCGTAGTCCTTGTCCTTGACCGGGCTCACCTGCTCCTTGACCATCGTGGCCACGGCACACCTCCCCATGTGTCGGTGGAGCACCGCGCTTACCCGCCTGCGTCCGGGTCACGCCCGGATGGGCCCGGCGGGGCACGGTTACCCGAGGGACACCCCGGGTACCGAGGGGCGCATGGCGGAACTGGCGACCCTGTGGATCGTGCGACACGGCGAGAGCACGGCGAACGTGGCGGCGAGCGCGGCGGAGGCGTCCGGCGCCGAGCTGATCGAGCTGAGCCACCGGGACGCCGACGTGCCGCTCTCGACCACCGGGCAGGAGCAGGCCCGGGCCACCGGCCGCTGGCTGGCCGGCCTGCCGCCGCAGCGCCGCCCGGACGTGGCGGTGGTGTCGCCGTACCTGCGGGCGGTGCAGACGGCCGAGCTGGCCCTGGCCGGCACCGACATCCCGGTCAGCCGGGACGAGCGGCTGCGCGACCGGGAACTGGGCATCCTCGACGGCCTGACCGGCCACGGGGTACGCCACCGCTTCCCCGCCGAGGCGGACCGCCGGGACCGGCTGGGCAAGTTCTACTACCGGCCGCCGGGCGGCGAGTCGTGGACCGACGTGGCGCTGCGGCTGCGTACCCTCCTCGGCGACCTGCGCCGCGACCACGCCGACCGGCGGGTGCTGCTGTTCGGCCACGACGCCCTGGTCTTCCTGCTCCGCTACCTGGTGGAAGGGCTCACCGAGGCGGAGCTGATGGCGCTGACCCGGCAGCAGGTGATCGCCAACTGTTCGGTCACCTGCTGGTCGGCGGACGCCGACGGCCGGCTGCGCCCGGACGGGTTCAACGACGTGGCCCACCTGCACCAGCAGGGCGCGCGGCCCACCAGGGAGGACGAGGTCCATGCCGAACCGGTCTGACACCCGGGTCATCACCCCGGCCCTGCTGCGGGACTGGGCACTGCCGGTGCCCACCGGCGGCAAGGAGAACCGGGGCACCGTGCTGGTCGTCGGCGGCTCCCGGTTCACCCCGGGGGCGGTCCTGCTGGCCGGGGTCGCCGCGCTGCGCGCCGGCGCGGGCGTGCTGCAACTGGCCGCCGCCGAGTCGACCGCCGCCGCGCTGAGCATCCAGGTGCCCGAGGCGTTGGTGGTGGGCCTGCCGGAGACCCGCGACGGCGCGGTGCGCGGGTCGGGTGAGCTGCTCACCGGCCTGGTGGCCGACGCGGACGTGGTCACCGTCGGCCCCGGCCTCAACGACATCGACACCACCCGGGAGCTGCTGGACCTGGTGCTGGACGCGGCCGGGCCGGAGACGTCGCTGGTGCTCGACGCGTACGCCCTGGGCGCCCTGAGCCACGCCCCGGACCTGCTGGTCGGCTCGGGTCGGCCGGTGGTGCTGACCCCCAACCTGACCGAGGCGCGTCACCTGCTCGACCGCGACCTCGGCGACGACCTGGACGCCGAGGCCGCCGAGCTGGCCCGCCGCTACGACGCGGTGGTCTCGCTGTACGGCCACATCGCCACCTCGGACGGGCAGGGCTGGCGGGAGGAGAGCGGCGACGCCGGGCTCGGCACCTCCGGCAGCGGTGACGTCCGCGCCGGGCTGCTGGCCGGGCTGCTCTCCCGGGGCGCCGAGCCGGCGCAGGCGGCGTGCTGGGCCGCGTTCGCCCACGCGGTCAGCGGGCAACGCCTGGTCCCGCAGTACGGCCGGATCGGCTTCCTGGCCCGTGAGCTGCTCGACGAGATACCCCATACGTTGGCCACCGTCTGACGGTTGTTGTTCATCCGTTCGGGTGTGTGTAACACCACACCACCTCCCTACGCTGAACCATCGGAAGCGGGCAGCCTGCCCGTTTCCCGCCGGACCGCTCCCCGCCAGGGAGTGCGACCCGGCTGGAACGGCCCCCTGGGAGTCTGTGTGAAGAACCTCCGTCGCAAGACACTGGCCGCCGCGTCCGCCGTGACGCTCGGCGTCGGTCTCGCCGTCACCGGCGGGCTGGCACCGGCGGTGGCCGCCGGACCGGACACCACGTTCCTGGTCCTCGCCCCGCAGGGCGCCAACACCGACAAGGCGGTGGCCCGCGTGGCGGCCGCCAAGGGCACCGTGGTGGCCAGCTACGACCAGATCGGCGTGCTCGTCGTCCGGTCGACCAACCCGGACTTCGCCACGCAGGTGGCGGGCGCGGGCGTCGACTCGGTCGCGTCCACCGCCGGCCTGGGCACCGCCCTCGACGAGGGCGAGACGCTCGAGGTCTCCGCGGCCGACGTCGCCAACGCCACCGGCGACCCGACCAAGGAACCGCTCTACGGCCAGCAGTGGGACATGAACATGATCCACGTCCCGCAGGCCCACGCGGTGACCACCGGCAGCTCCAACGTCGTCGTCGGCGTGCTGGACAGCGGCATCTCCAGCAGCCACCCCGACCTGGCGACCCAGATCGCCAAGGACAAGTCCACGTCCTGCATCGGCGGTGTCACCGACACCACCGAGGCGGCGTGGAACCCGACCACCAGCGACCACGGCACCCACGTGGCCGGCACCATCGCCGCCGCCATCAACGGCGTCGGCGTGACCGGCATCGCGCCGGGCGTCAAGGTCGCCGCCGTCAAGGTGGTCAACGACGACGGCTACATCTACCCGGAGGCCGCGGTCTGCGGGTTCATGTGGGCCGCCACGCACGGCATGCAGGTGACCAACAACAGCTACTACATCGACCCGTGGGAGCTGAACTGCCGCAACGACGCCCGCCAGCGTCCGGTGTGGCAGGCCGTGCAGCGCGCCATCCGTTACTCGAACAGCCGGGGCGTGCTCAACGTGGCGTCCGCCGGCAACTCGAACTACGACCTGGCGCACAAGATCACCGACACCGGCAGCCCGGACAACGGGACTCCGGAGACGCGGGAGAACCTCACCAACGCCTGCATGGACCTCCCCGCGGAGGCTCCGGGCGTGGTGACCGTCTCGGCGGTCGGCCCGACCGGCGCGAAGAGCTACTACTCCTCGTACGGCCAGGGCGTCATCGACGTGACGGCGCCGGGTGGCGACACCCGGTTCCGGACGCAGGGCGTCAAGTCGACGCTCACCGACGGCATCCTGTCGACGACCTTCAACACCACCACCCGGACCAACGGGTGGGGCTACAAGCAGGGCACCTCGATGTCCGGCCCGCACGCCACCGGCGTCGCGGCGCTGGCGTTGTCGGCGCACCCGGGGCTGACCCCGGGCCAGCTGGCGTCGTTCCTGGAGCGTACGTCGGTGGCGCAGTCCTGCCCGGAGGGCGTCTACAACCCGGTGCCGCTGAGCCCGGCCGGCCCGACGGCCTACAACGCGACCTGCTCCGGCGGCGAGCGTAACGGCTTCTACGGCGCCGGCATCGTCGACGCGTACAACGTGGTGAAGTAGCAGGACCGTACGACCAGTGGTGGGGCCCGGCGCGTCTGTCGCCGGGTCCCACCCGTTTTTCCAGCTCACGCGCGGGGTAGGGGGAGACCGACCAGCCACGTTCTAGGAGGTACCGGTGTCCACCGACGCGATCGTCCTGCTCAAAGAGGACCACAAGGAGATGCGCCGCCTGTTCCGCGAGTTCCAGCAGGCGCAGGAGGGCCCGGCGCAGCGGAAGCAGGAGCTGGTGACGCAGATCCTGGCGGCCCTGACGGTGCACACCTACCTCGAGAACGAGGTGATGTACCCGGAGATCCGCAAGCTCCTGCCCGACCTGGAGGACGACATCCTCGAGTCGTACGAGGAGCACCACGTGGCCGACCTGCTCTGCGCCGAACTGGCCGCCATGGACGCCTCCGACGAACGCTTCGTCGCCAAGACCACGGTGCTGATCGAGAACGTCGAGCACCACGTCGAGGAGGAGGAGCAGGAGTGGTTCCCCAAGGTGCGGGAGGCGCTCGGCCGCAACCAGCTCCAGGAGATCGGCCAGAAGATGATCGAGCTGCGCCCGAGCGCGCCGCGTACGGTCGACGACCCGAAGGCCCGCAAGAGCCAGCTCGACGCCGCCACCGCCTGACCGGCGCGACCGTTCCGGGGCCCGACCGCCGGTCGGGCCCCGTTCGCCGTCACCAGGCCGTCGGCGGGATCCCCTCCGGCTCGGGCAGGATCCGCCGCAGGATGCCCGGCGGCCTGGACCGCTGCTTCCACTCGCGCGGGTAGCCCACCGACACCTCCTCGAAGCGGACCCCGTCGTGCCAGGTGGTGCGCGGCACGTGCAGGTGCCCGTAGACCATCGCGACGGCGTCGAACCGGCGGTGCCAGTCCGCGGTGGCCTCCGTGCCGCACCACTGCGCGAAGATCGGATAGCGCAGGATCCGGGTCGGCTCGCGGACCAACGGATAGTGGTTGACCAGCACCGTCGGCAGCGCCGGGTCGCGGGCGGCGAGCCGGGCCGCCGTCGTCGCCACCCGGTCCGCGCACCACGCGGTCCGACTGGGGTACGGATCGGGGTGCAGCAGCGCCTCGTCGGTGCAGACGATCCCGGTCCGGTACGCCTCGGCCAGCGCCTCCTCCGGAGTGTCCAGCCCCTCCGGGCGCCAACTGTGGTCGTAGAGCAGGAACAGCGGCGCCACCAGTGCCGGACCGCCCGGTCCCCGCCACACCGGGTACGGGTCCTCCGGCGTCACCACCCCCAGCCGGCGGCACACCTCGACCAGGTGCTGGTAGCGCGCGACGCCGCGCAGCTGCACCGGGTCGGCGGTCGGCGTCCACAGCTCATGGTTGCCGGGCGCCCAGACCACCCGGGCGAACCGGGCGGCCAGCAGGCCGAGGGCCCACTCGACGTGGGCCACCGTCTCGCCGACGTCGCCGGCCACCAGCAGCCAGTCGCGGGGCGACCGTGGTCGCAGCCCCTCGACGACCGCGCGGTTCTCGGCGTGCCCGACGTGCAGGTCGCTGATGGCGAGCAGTTCCCCGTCGTCCCCCTGGTCCATTCAGAAGATCCTATGGCAGCGGCCCCCGTCGCGGCCACGCGCGACGGGGGCCGGAGCACTCCCAGAGTGCGGCGTCGGGGCGGCTCAGTCGCCGGAGCCCGGCTCGGCCATCCTGCGGTGCTGCTCCGCCTTGAGCTTGTCCGGCACGAGCTTCCCGGCGACGGTCTGCACCTTGTTGAGGAAGGAGCCGGCGGTGACCGTCTGGTCGCCCTTCATCAGCGCCGCGAAGCCCTGCTCGGCGACCGTCCGCGGGTCGTCCTTCTTCCCGGCGCCGACCCGGGTGTCGGTCATCTCGGCCCGGTCGAAGAACCCGGTGTCGGTCGGGCCGGGCATCAGCGCGGTCACCGTGACCCCGGTGTCCTTGAGCTCGTTGCGCAGCGCCTCCGCGAAGGACTGCACGAAGGACTTCGACGCGTTGTAGACCGCCTGGAACGGGCCCGGCATGGTGGAGGCGATGGACGAGGTGAACAGCACCCGCCCCTCGCCCCGCGCCACCATCGGCGGCAGCAGCCGCTTGGCCAGGTGCACCGTCGAGCGCACGTTCAGGTCGACGATGTTCAGCTCGTCGCGCAGGTCGGTGCCGCCGACGAACTCCCCGCCGGCGCCCCGGCCCGCGTTGAGCGCCAGCGCGTCGACCGGGCGGCCGGTCGCCAGCACCGCCGCCGCGAACTCCTCCACGCCGTCGGGCGTGGCCAGGTCGGCGCGGACCGGACGCACCTCGGGGCCGTTGTCCCGGCGCAGGTTGTCGGCCGCCGCGGTGATGCCCTCGTCCTCGGCGGTGATCACCAGGTCGTACCCGTGTTCGGCGAACTGCCCGGCCAGCTCGTACCCGATGCCGCTGGACGCGCCGGTCACCACCGCGAGCGGTCGGCCCGTGGAAGCTGTGCTCATCGTCGTGTCTCCTCTCCCCGGGGCCGGCGTTCGCCGTTGTGGTGGGTGCGACGGCCCCTGCGGGTGGTTTGCCCAGCCCGGACCGGCCCAACCACCGATCCGCGACCCGCCGGACGGGGTGGAGGTGCGCCGGGCCGTCCCCGGCGGACCCGGTAGGATCGGCGCGGGCCGTGACTGGCGCGTGAAGATGGACAACCATCGGGAAGCGGTCCCGTCATGAGGACGCACGCCGAGCGCCTGGGCCTTCCGTACGTCACCAGGAGGTCGCACGCATGTCGTCGCTGAACGCCGAATCCACCGCCTTCCGCAGCGCGCTGGAGGTGATCCGCGCCGTCGAGCCGCGGGTGGCCGACGCCATCGGCGCGGAGCTGGCCGACCAGCGCGAGTCGCTGAAGCTCATCGCCAGCGAGAACTACGCCTCCCCCGCCACCCTGCTGGCGATGGGCAACTGGTTCAGCGACAAGTACGCCGAGGGCACCGTGGGCCGCCGCTTCTACGCCGGCTGCCAGAACGTGGACACCGTCGAGGCGCTCGCCGCCGAGCACGCCCGGGAACTCTTCGGCGCCTCGCACGCGTACGTGCAGCCGCACTCCGGCATCGACGCCAACCTGGTCGCGTTCTGGGCGATCCTGGCCGACCGGGTCGAGGCCCCGGCGCTGAAGAAGGCGCAGGCCCGCCAGGTCAACGACCTCACCGAGGCGGACTGGTTCGCGCTGCGCCGGGAGCTGGGCGACCAGCGGATGCTCGGCATGTCGCTGGACGCCGGCGGCCACCTCACCCACGGCTTTCGGCCGAACATCTCCGGCAAGATGTTCGACCAGCGCAGTTACGGCACCGACCCGACCACCGGCCTGATCGACTACGACAAGGTCGCCGCGGCGGCGCGCGAGTTCAAGCCGCTGATCCTGGTCGCCGGCTACTCGGCGTACCCCCGGAAGGTGAACTTCCGGATCATGCGGGAGATCGCCGATGAGGTCGGCGCGACCTTCATGGTCGACATGGC
This genomic interval from Micromonospora sp. CCTCC AA 2012012 contains the following:
- a CDS encoding glycine hydroxymethyltransferase; the encoded protein is MSSLNAESTAFRSALEVIRAVEPRVADAIGAELADQRESLKLIASENYASPATLLAMGNWFSDKYAEGTVGRRFYAGCQNVDTVEALAAEHARELFGASHAYVQPHSGIDANLVAFWAILADRVEAPALKKAQARQVNDLTEADWFALRRELGDQRMLGMSLDAGGHLTHGFRPNISGKMFDQRSYGTDPTTGLIDYDKVAAAAREFKPLILVAGYSAYPRKVNFRIMREIADEVGATFMVDMAHFAGLVAGKVFTGDFDPVPHAHIVTTTTHKSLRGPRGGMVLCGPELADQVDRGCPMVLGGPLPHVMAAKAVALAEARRPDFADYAQRIVDNAQALAEGLTRRGAKLVTGGTDNHLVLIDVSGYGLTGRQAEQALLDSGIVTNRNAVPQDPNGAWYTSGVRIGTPALTSRGLGTAEMDQTAELIHTVLSQTTAGESKAKYVLDPALAETVSKQASDLLTGFPLYPAVDLG